A genomic region of Rhodococcus pyridinivorans contains the following coding sequences:
- a CDS encoding IS481 family transposase: MLHRNAPLSVEGRRRLVERCQTRPLSHVAAEMGISRACASKWMARYREHGELGLLDRPSVPHHQPTATPAETVARIETLRRKHKWSAARIAHELAADGISISVRTVSRHLAHLGLNRRKFLDPNGENNRQPRRIIARWPGHMVHVDIKKVGRIPDGGGWRVHGKGSDQAKKVERAKTAGARAGYVYLHSAVDGFSRLAYTEALSDEKAATAIGFMHRARVFFAAHGIVHIHRVVTDNGSCYRAKDFAKVLHGGRHQRITPYTPRHNGKVERYNRILAEEFLYARVWASERQRAQALQVWNVHYNYHRPHAAVGNRPPASKLRTGVTNVMASYS, translated from the coding sequence GTGCTCCACCGTAACGCCCCGCTGTCCGTCGAAGGTCGCCGCCGTCTCGTCGAGCGGTGCCAGACTCGTCCGCTGTCCCATGTCGCCGCCGAGATGGGGATCTCCCGGGCCTGCGCCAGCAAATGGATGGCCCGCTACCGCGAACACGGTGAACTCGGCCTGCTCGACCGCCCCAGCGTCCCGCACCATCAGCCCACCGCGACCCCGGCCGAGACCGTGGCGCGGATCGAGACCCTGCGACGGAAGCACAAGTGGTCCGCGGCTCGTATCGCACACGAGCTCGCCGCCGACGGCATCAGCATCTCGGTACGCACCGTCAGCCGGCACCTCGCTCACCTCGGCTTGAACCGGCGCAAGTTCCTCGATCCGAACGGCGAGAACAACCGCCAGCCACGCCGGATCATCGCCCGCTGGCCCGGCCACATGGTGCACGTCGACATCAAAAAAGTCGGCCGAATCCCCGACGGCGGTGGCTGGCGGGTCCACGGCAAGGGCTCGGATCAGGCCAAGAAAGTCGAGCGCGCCAAGACCGCCGGTGCCCGCGCCGGCTACGTCTACCTGCACTCGGCGGTCGACGGGTTCTCCCGCCTCGCCTACACCGAGGCGCTATCCGACGAGAAAGCCGCCACGGCAATCGGGTTCATGCACCGGGCGAGAGTGTTCTTCGCCGCCCACGGCATCGTGCACATCCACCGGGTGGTCACCGACAACGGGTCCTGCTACCGGGCGAAGGACTTCGCGAAAGTGCTCCACGGTGGCCGGCATCAACGGATCACCCCGTACACCCCTCGTCACAACGGGAAAGTGGAGCGCTACAACCGCATCCTGGCCGAGGAGTTCCTCTACGCCCGCGTCTGGGCCAGCGAACGGCAACGCGCCCAGGCCCTACAGGTGTGGAATGTGCACTACAACTATCATCGGCCGCATGCTGCCGTCGGAAACCGGCCGCCCGCGAGCAAGCTCCGGACCGGTGTCACCAACGTCATGGCCTCATACAGCTAG
- a CDS encoding HNH endonuclease signature motif containing protein, with amino-acid sequence MTSWIVKINEKTPQHWDYARDDGFWDVRSPSYFRKIVPGDDIYFWITGQGNGFVARARATSGLYEITPSSQPAHWSDVQTGGYTHRFEFETISEDVVSSPTWAQLQKLLGKNLAAQAGANQVSDPSAESRLRSLFGTEADLAFAHFPVVDVELPKSLPTYEKGDDVRKRAQRAIAVRYGQPKFRRALLSAYERRCAVTGCDVEAVLEAAHIDRYFGEHSNHVTNGLLLRADLHTLFDLQLWTVRSDLTVEVAPQLESSEYPAFAGKRIRIPKSSAHRPDAAALGRHREACDWVRSSS; translated from the coding sequence ATGACCAGCTGGATCGTAAAGATCAACGAGAAGACACCACAGCACTGGGATTACGCACGAGACGACGGCTTCTGGGACGTCCGTAGCCCGTCGTACTTCAGGAAGATTGTGCCCGGTGACGACATCTACTTCTGGATCACGGGTCAGGGCAATGGGTTTGTTGCACGTGCACGAGCGACTTCCGGTCTATACGAAATCACCCCGAGCTCGCAACCCGCGCACTGGAGCGACGTTCAAACCGGCGGCTACACACACCGATTCGAGTTCGAAACAATCAGTGAGGACGTAGTTTCATCGCCCACCTGGGCACAGCTACAGAAGCTACTCGGCAAAAATCTCGCGGCGCAGGCCGGAGCCAACCAGGTGTCCGACCCGTCTGCCGAAAGTCGCCTACGCTCACTGTTCGGCACCGAAGCCGATCTCGCTTTCGCCCACTTCCCCGTCGTCGACGTCGAGTTACCCAAGAGCCTCCCGACGTACGAGAAGGGCGACGACGTCCGTAAGCGCGCACAACGAGCCATCGCGGTGCGATACGGCCAGCCGAAGTTCCGGCGCGCACTGCTGTCCGCGTACGAACGCCGCTGTGCTGTTACGGGGTGCGACGTCGAAGCGGTATTGGAAGCAGCTCATATCGACCGCTACTTCGGCGAGCACAGCAACCATGTGACCAATGGTCTGCTCCTTCGCGCCGACCTCCACACCTTGTTCGATCTGCAGCTGTGGACAGTGCGCAGCGACCTCACCGTCGAAGTGGCTCCCCAGCTCGAGAGCAGCGAGTACCCAGCATTCGCCGGCAAGCGGATTCGAATACCGAAAAGCTCCGCTCATCGCCCGGACGCTGCGGCGCTCGGTCGGCATCGAGAAGCGTGCGACTGGGTCCGATCGTCTTCATAA
- a CDS encoding helix-turn-helix domain-containing protein yields the protein MGQNTLAGGVRRGPRLASNFTILSNAVINDERLSFRARGVLIWMLSKPDDWRTRSDSIAGQSPKDGRDAIRSALRELAELGYLIREKIQNERGQWITIQTIYEEPHVQPGPEKPTRGNADVGEPGGLLSTDSPRTETNRTSRLSNASHSPQVARLAAACKQSGLTATFAYLRLDAVAAIEALIATHGVPTLVAAAKAAHRPSDPMRYAHAWLPMWQGLSIPRIRPVKCGECDEYGWLPDDAHGRAVRCPCRTPQAA from the coding sequence GTGGGCCAGAATACCCTGGCTGGCGGCGTGCGTCGTGGACCGCGCCTGGCCAGCAACTTCACCATTCTCAGCAATGCCGTCATCAACGACGAGCGCCTCTCCTTCCGGGCTCGGGGCGTACTCATCTGGATGCTGTCCAAACCGGATGACTGGCGTACCCGGTCCGACTCGATCGCCGGCCAGTCGCCGAAGGACGGTCGCGATGCCATCCGCTCCGCTCTCCGGGAGCTCGCCGAACTCGGTTACCTGATCCGCGAGAAGATCCAGAACGAGCGCGGTCAGTGGATCACCATTCAGACGATCTACGAGGAGCCACATGTCCAGCCGGGGCCTGAAAAACCGACCCGCGGCAACGCGGACGTCGGAGAGCCAGGCGGTCTTTTAAGTACTGATTCACCAAGGACCGAAACCAACCGCACGTCGCGACTCTCGAACGCATCGCACAGTCCTCAGGTCGCACGATTGGCGGCGGCATGTAAGCAATCCGGGCTGACAGCGACATTCGCGTACCTCAGGCTGGATGCCGTAGCCGCGATCGAAGCGTTGATCGCGACGCACGGCGTCCCGACGCTGGTGGCAGCAGCGAAGGCAGCGCATCGCCCCAGTGATCCGATGCGATACGCGCACGCATGGCTGCCGATGTGGCAGGGATTGTCTATTCCACGGATTCGACCGGTGAAGTGCGGTGAGTGTGACGAGTACGGGTGGCTACCGGACGACGCGCACGGCAGGGCGGTGAGGTGTCCTTGCCGAACTCCTCAGGCAGCGTGA
- a CDS encoding DUF2510 domain-containing protein, producing MSTQAGWYADGNSPGVERWWDGNQWTEQTRPMTGPGFGAPAPVNPERNGMGLASLILGIVGLLFCLMPITGFIGFILGIIGLALGLAGISRCRKNKATNKKTAISGTILSALAVIFGIVGIVMFFTAVDQLGSDLDQIGTDLQDYSDCISEAENLDEMNQCE from the coding sequence ATGAGCACGCAAGCGGGATGGTACGCGGACGGCAATAGCCCGGGCGTCGAGCGGTGGTGGGACGGAAATCAGTGGACAGAGCAGACTCGTCCCATGACGGGGCCGGGATTCGGAGCACCGGCTCCCGTCAATCCGGAGAGGAATGGGATGGGTCTGGCCTCGCTGATTCTGGGGATCGTTGGTCTCCTGTTCTGCCTGATGCCGATCACCGGGTTCATCGGCTTCATTCTCGGCATCATCGGGCTCGCTCTGGGTCTGGCGGGTATCAGCCGTTGCCGTAAGAACAAGGCGACGAACAAGAAGACCGCAATTTCGGGTACCATCCTCAGTGCTCTTGCTGTGATCTTCGGAATCGTTGGCATCGTCATGTTCTTCACCGCCGTCGACCAGCTCGGGAGCGATCTCGACCAAATCGGGACCGACCTACAGGACTACAGCGATTGCATCAGTGAGGCCGAGAATCTCGACGAAATGAACCAGTGCGAGTAG
- a CDS encoding DUF2075 domain-containing protein, with translation MTLLRTTARRIVDLDRPESLAEQLLEQMLFRTGRRAGEAEQRSWTRSLPVLARDLVDAGLHDVEMLLEYHLPLTSQRADVVLAGTHPQTGAASYVVVELKQWSAARRYEDNPELVEVSGMPGGPKLHPAAQVKGYCDYLADFARTVSDQPDALAGIAYLHNATDPGAVADLRSYPMSVTGRMFTAGERGDMIEFLRSRLAPTPGYAAADALMKSAIAPSQQLLKVAAAEVRDRPQFHLLGNQQLAVDLVLHEVEQSRAADRKRVIIVTGGPGSGKSVVALSLLGELARRGRTVLHATGSRSFTQTLRKVAGHRAPRVQKMFKYFNQFMTADRNGLDVLILDEAHRIRETSVDRYTRAELRTDRPQVDELIAAARVPVFLLDEHQVVRPGEMGSYAQIEHYAASLGLETQHIHLGDQFRCGGSEEYLLWVKRLLDLEDGGPFEWRGDPQFTVRVADSPEEMEHLLSQQRDLGYSARMTAGYCWPWSNADKNGNLVPDVRIGSWARPWNSKSDRRIGDAPPSALWATEDGGFGQVGCVYTAQGFEYDWNGVILGPDLVWRNGRFTTIREANRDPDFKNRTRISDVRFDRLVRNVYKVLLTRGMIGTVIYSTDAETRDALRQLISD, from the coding sequence GTGACGCTGCTTCGTACTACCGCCCGCCGGATCGTCGACCTCGATCGTCCTGAATCACTCGCGGAGCAGTTGTTGGAGCAAATGCTGTTCCGCACGGGACGACGTGCCGGGGAAGCCGAGCAGAGGTCCTGGACACGGAGCCTGCCTGTTCTCGCTCGCGATCTCGTCGACGCCGGTCTCCACGACGTCGAGATGCTGCTCGAATATCACTTGCCGTTGACGTCCCAGCGAGCCGACGTCGTCCTGGCGGGGACGCATCCACAGACCGGCGCGGCTTCGTACGTGGTCGTCGAACTGAAGCAATGGTCGGCAGCGCGCCGATATGAGGACAACCCCGAACTTGTCGAGGTATCCGGGATGCCTGGAGGACCGAAGCTGCATCCTGCCGCGCAGGTGAAGGGTTACTGCGACTACCTCGCGGACTTCGCCCGTACGGTGTCCGATCAACCGGACGCTCTTGCAGGCATCGCCTATCTGCACAATGCGACCGATCCGGGAGCCGTTGCCGATCTGCGTTCCTATCCGATGAGCGTCACCGGGCGCATGTTCACCGCTGGCGAGCGCGGGGACATGATCGAATTTCTCCGGAGTCGCCTCGCACCCACGCCCGGCTACGCCGCCGCCGACGCTCTGATGAAGTCCGCAATCGCACCGTCGCAGCAACTGCTCAAAGTTGCCGCTGCAGAAGTACGCGACCGGCCACAGTTTCATCTGCTCGGCAATCAACAACTCGCCGTCGACCTCGTGCTTCACGAGGTGGAGCAGTCTCGCGCCGCCGATCGAAAGCGCGTCATCATCGTCACCGGTGGTCCCGGTAGCGGCAAGAGCGTCGTGGCGTTATCGCTACTCGGTGAGCTCGCCCGGCGCGGCCGAACCGTGCTGCATGCGACAGGGTCCCGATCGTTCACACAAACCCTGCGGAAGGTTGCGGGGCACCGCGCGCCGCGCGTGCAGAAGATGTTCAAGTACTTCAACCAGTTCATGACGGCGGATCGCAACGGACTGGACGTCCTCATCCTCGACGAGGCGCACCGCATCCGTGAGACCTCCGTCGACCGGTACACACGAGCCGAACTCCGCACAGACCGGCCGCAGGTCGACGAACTCATCGCGGCCGCGCGCGTCCCTGTTTTCCTTCTCGACGAGCACCAGGTTGTACGCCCCGGGGAGATGGGATCCTATGCCCAGATCGAACATTACGCAGCCTCACTGGGTCTCGAGACACAGCACATCCACCTGGGAGACCAATTCCGCTGCGGAGGCAGCGAAGAGTACTTGCTGTGGGTGAAGCGGCTACTCGACCTCGAAGACGGAGGGCCGTTCGAGTGGAGAGGCGATCCCCAGTTCACCGTTCGCGTTGCCGACAGCCCCGAAGAGATGGAGCACCTTCTCTCCCAGCAGAGGGATCTCGGATATTCGGCGCGGATGACGGCCGGTTACTGCTGGCCGTGGAGCAACGCAGACAAGAACGGGAATCTGGTGCCCGACGTTCGGATCGGTAGTTGGGCACGCCCGTGGAATAGCAAGAGCGACCGCAGAATCGGTGACGCTCCCCCATCTGCACTCTGGGCCACTGAGGACGGCGGGTTCGGGCAGGTCGGTTGCGTCTACACGGCCCAGGGTTTCGAATACGACTGGAACGGAGTCATCCTCGGACCCGATCTGGTCTGGCGTAACGGACGATTCACGACGATTCGCGAGGCGAACCGCGATCCCGATTTCAAGAACCGCACACGAATTTCCGACGTGCGCTTCGACCGGTTGGTCCGCAATGTCTACAAGGTGCTGCTTACCCGCGGAATGATCGGCACCGTCATCTACTCGACCGATGCCGAAACGCGAGATGCGCTCCGTCAACTGATCTCCGACTGA
- a CDS encoding alpha/beta hydrolase, whose product MSTQVDTDETTPREGNTGRRHLAVFGLDFLGLVVALFFFAWSLSPSLIPREWYFQGLISGVTGIVGYGIGVLVAFPARRWIAPRLAWWRRRHTVRRIAEVVVALIAVGTLLGSLLAAAGWQNEIRVLMCIETTTGFAYLRTGLVSVAVFAALLYIARGLRWVGRCFAEFLATRLRVPVVAAGVLAPVILVLAVVVFVDQVLLASSSMAARIVFADDNNSTDPGVEQPQIPERSGSPASPSSWESLGRQGRSFVAGGMDAEQLTELNGTPALEPIRVYAGLEADGTTDEQVQLILDELDRTKAWERELLVVAGTTGTGWVNPFAADSIEAIYNGNSAIAAIQYSFLPSWISFLVDGSAAKAAGNALINGVHERWSQLPEDQRPKLVVYGESLGSQSAEAAFDDLTDMRSQIDGALFVGPPSSNQLWRSIADHRDTGSPEILPVYEDGVAVRFASDLQTLEDQQGPWNDPRVLYLQHASDPVVWWGPGLLFERPDWLAEPPGADRSPSMRWYPIVTFAQVAADIMVGTSPPVGHGHNYEDLIPYGWAAVTSPEGWTLTDTQRIAEAVEQLNTADE is encoded by the coding sequence GTGAGCACGCAAGTCGATACAGACGAGACAACTCCGCGCGAAGGCAATACGGGTCGGCGCCACCTCGCCGTCTTCGGCCTCGACTTTCTCGGTCTCGTCGTCGCCCTGTTCTTTTTCGCGTGGAGCCTGAGTCCCTCCCTCATCCCCCGCGAGTGGTATTTCCAGGGTCTGATCAGTGGCGTGACGGGCATCGTCGGTTACGGCATCGGCGTGCTTGTCGCCTTCCCCGCTCGGCGGTGGATCGCCCCGCGTCTCGCGTGGTGGCGCCGGCGCCACACTGTCCGGCGCATCGCTGAGGTGGTCGTCGCTCTCATCGCGGTGGGAACACTTCTGGGGAGTCTGCTCGCCGCAGCGGGATGGCAGAACGAAATCCGTGTCCTTATGTGCATCGAGACCACAACGGGTTTCGCGTATCTCCGCACCGGACTGGTGAGCGTCGCGGTCTTCGCTGCCCTCCTCTACATCGCACGCGGATTGCGTTGGGTCGGACGATGCTTCGCGGAGTTCCTCGCGACCCGCCTGCGTGTTCCGGTCGTCGCGGCCGGTGTCCTCGCGCCGGTGATCCTCGTGCTCGCGGTGGTGGTATTCGTCGATCAGGTTCTGCTCGCGAGCAGTTCTATGGCGGCACGCATCGTGTTCGCCGACGACAACAACAGCACCGACCCAGGTGTGGAGCAACCGCAGATTCCCGAGCGGTCGGGCAGCCCGGCGTCGCCGTCGTCGTGGGAGAGTCTCGGCCGTCAGGGACGTTCGTTCGTCGCCGGCGGGATGGACGCCGAGCAGTTGACCGAACTGAACGGCACACCTGCGCTCGAACCCATACGGGTGTACGCGGGACTCGAGGCCGACGGCACTACCGACGAACAGGTGCAGTTGATCCTCGACGAGCTCGACCGCACGAAGGCGTGGGAGCGCGAACTCCTCGTGGTCGCCGGCACCACCGGAACGGGGTGGGTGAATCCGTTCGCCGCCGACTCGATCGAGGCGATCTACAACGGCAACTCGGCAATCGCAGCGATCCAGTACTCCTTCCTGCCGAGCTGGATCTCCTTCCTCGTCGACGGCTCCGCTGCAAAGGCCGCCGGCAATGCACTGATCAACGGGGTTCACGAACGCTGGTCGCAATTGCCGGAGGACCAGCGCCCGAAGCTCGTCGTCTACGGCGAGAGCCTCGGCTCGCAATCCGCCGAAGCCGCCTTCGACGACCTCACTGACATGCGCAGCCAGATCGACGGCGCGCTGTTCGTCGGACCTCCGAGTTCGAACCAGCTGTGGCGCAGCATCGCCGACCATCGGGACACCGGCAGCCCCGAAATCCTGCCCGTCTACGAAGACGGCGTCGCGGTGCGGTTCGCCTCCGACCTGCAGACGCTCGAGGACCAGCAAGGACCGTGGAACGACCCGCGGGTCCTGTATCTGCAGCATGCGTCCGATCCGGTGGTGTGGTGGGGACCGGGACTGCTCTTCGAGCGACCCGACTGGCTCGCCGAACCTCCGGGCGCGGATCGCTCACCGTCGATGCGGTGGTACCCCATCGTCACCTTCGCTCAGGTCGCGGCCGACATCATGGTCGGCACGTCGCCACCCGTCGGTCACGGCCACAACTACGAGGACCTCATCCCCTACGGCTGGGCCGCCGTGACGTCCCCAGAGGGGTGGACGCTCACCGACACGCAGCGGATCGCCGAGGCCGTCGAACAGTTGAACACCGCAGACGAGTAG
- a CDS encoding HNH endonuclease gives MSDGSWSGDDFDARLRREAMAWLTIRTNDGLDPISRQDLLDFTIDGEMFRLMDPTRGIRKPKELSSALSISTTYRAPGAKRPYEDQVGSDGLLRYKWSTTDPNNMDNRGLRAAMNEGVPLIWFYGVGPSLFQPIYPVFIIGEEPDEHQFVIATEVARDLHRPDSRAEEQLRRYVVAETKRRLHQPVFRATVMRAYETRCAVCALGHSELLDAAHIVPDSHEAGIASVTNGLALCKIHHAAYDVNILGITPDLVVEIRRALLDEIDGPMLEHGLKERHGQKLMVVPPSRSEQPDRELLEISYVRFLSAG, from the coding sequence GTGAGTGACGGTTCGTGGAGCGGCGACGATTTCGATGCTCGTCTCCGCCGCGAGGCAATGGCATGGTTGACCATCCGCACGAATGACGGTCTCGATCCGATCAGTCGACAGGACCTCCTCGACTTCACGATCGATGGGGAGATGTTCCGGCTCATGGACCCGACGCGCGGGATCCGGAAGCCGAAGGAGCTTTCGTCAGCTCTGTCCATCAGTACGACGTATCGCGCGCCCGGTGCGAAGCGTCCGTACGAGGATCAGGTCGGCTCGGACGGACTCTTGCGCTACAAGTGGTCGACGACCGACCCGAACAACATGGACAATCGTGGTTTACGCGCGGCCATGAACGAGGGCGTGCCACTGATCTGGTTCTACGGCGTCGGTCCGAGCTTGTTCCAGCCCATCTATCCGGTGTTCATCATCGGGGAAGAACCTGACGAACACCAGTTCGTCATCGCCACCGAAGTCGCTCGCGATCTTCATCGTCCCGATTCCCGAGCGGAAGAGCAGCTTCGGCGATATGTCGTAGCAGAGACAAAGCGTCGGCTCCATCAGCCGGTTTTTCGTGCAACTGTGATGCGTGCGTACGAAACGCGATGTGCGGTCTGCGCTCTCGGTCATAGTGAGCTGTTGGATGCTGCGCATATTGTGCCTGACTCACACGAGGCAGGTATTGCGTCGGTGACTAACGGGCTCGCTCTGTGCAAGATCCACCACGCTGCGTACGACGTGAACATCCTTGGCATTACGCCGGACTTGGTCGTGGAGATCCGGAGGGCCCTTTTGGACGAGATCGACGGCCCGATGCTCGAGCATGGCTTGAAGGAGCGGCATGGACAGAAGCTGATGGTGGTTCCGCCGTCTCGTAGTGAGCAGCCTGACCGAGAACTCCTGGAAATTAGTTACGTCCGCTTTCTCAGCGCAGGCTGA
- a CDS encoding HNH endonuclease domain-containing protein, whose amino-acid sequence MSFAALDPLDVAGRVVQLVEAGRRNSTYKLATVMALVDICVENTAAPDGSLTVPIDEITHRVIGYYWNQVRSFHRHGRLTQVRRGRSIPDRIAEARDVLILDGLRTAEVARESAHPVYRRLVRSVRLTIAQQPLTHLQSVPHSATRDEFMYDAAGFHKKMTMSDVDRIAVIVLRPGVPEGLRRTSVLLRTFVRSVWAHDVIDLNRAELDAEDIDGFLFGTDRTALRALVDPLRDLQSGRCFYCDGRLQSDVHIDHVVPWSMIPIDGVANLVATDARCNLDKSASIPVQDHVTRALERQSLSEISSLTRIPVLHKRTASAAHGVYAALPAGSLLWRSSGTYQPHAP is encoded by the coding sequence ATGAGCTTTGCGGCACTTGACCCCCTCGACGTCGCCGGCCGTGTCGTGCAACTGGTCGAGGCCGGCCGCCGCAATTCGACGTACAAGCTCGCGACCGTCATGGCGCTCGTCGACATCTGCGTCGAGAACACCGCTGCTCCCGACGGGAGTCTCACTGTTCCGATCGACGAGATCACTCATCGGGTCATCGGCTATTACTGGAATCAGGTCCGGTCGTTCCACCGCCACGGACGGCTTACTCAGGTCAGGCGCGGACGTTCGATCCCTGATCGAATCGCAGAAGCCAGAGACGTCCTGATACTCGACGGGCTTCGCACCGCGGAGGTAGCTCGCGAGTCCGCCCATCCGGTCTATCGACGACTCGTTCGCTCCGTACGGCTGACGATCGCGCAACAGCCACTTACGCACCTGCAGAGCGTTCCTCACAGCGCTACCCGCGACGAGTTCATGTACGACGCGGCGGGCTTCCACAAGAAGATGACCATGAGCGACGTCGACCGAATCGCCGTCATCGTGCTGCGACCAGGAGTTCCCGAAGGCTTACGACGGACATCCGTACTGCTCAGGACCTTCGTGCGCTCCGTGTGGGCGCACGACGTCATCGACCTCAATCGCGCCGAACTCGACGCCGAGGACATCGACGGGTTTCTCTTCGGCACCGACCGCACAGCACTGCGTGCTCTCGTCGACCCACTCCGTGACCTGCAGTCAGGTCGTTGCTTCTACTGCGACGGCCGTCTGCAATCCGATGTCCACATCGATCACGTTGTGCCTTGGTCGATGATCCCCATCGACGGTGTTGCCAACCTGGTGGCAACCGACGCACGATGCAACCTCGACAAGTCGGCGAGCATCCCGGTGCAGGACCACGTGACACGAGCCCTGGAACGACAATCCTTGTCCGAGATTTCCAGCCTTACCCGCATCCCGGTCCTGCACAAGCGGACGGCGTCGGCTGCTCACGGCGTGTATGCGGCCTTGCCTGCCGGCTCGTTGCTGTGGAGATCGTCCGGGACGTACCAACCGCACGCGCCCTGA